A portion of the Deltaproteobacteria bacterium genome contains these proteins:
- a CDS encoding MFS transporter — translation IYVDGVNTVIVFSSIFAAAALKFTPQELIGMYLIVQFTALIGAFLMAKPIDYLGPKKVVILSLILWTCVSVFSFFVYAKAHFLIIASIAGLGLGTVQAASRTFFTQFIPEGQESEYFGVYSLVGKSSAIIGPLVFGYLSSTFGNQRLAVLSIAIFFLTGFVVIQRVKGGMPNLT, via the coding sequence CATATATGTAGACGGCGTTAATACAGTCATAGTATTTTCCAGTATATTTGCAGCAGCAGCCCTAAAGTTTACTCCGCAGGAATTGATCGGCATGTATCTTATTGTCCAGTTCACAGCCCTTATTGGTGCATTTTTAATGGCAAAGCCGATAGACTACTTAGGGCCAAAAAAGGTTGTAATATTATCGCTTATCTTATGGACTTGCGTGTCAGTCTTTTCATTTTTTGTTTATGCAAAGGCACATTTTCTTATTATTGCATCTATCGCAGGGCTTGGACTCGGCACAGTTCAGGCAGCAAGCAGGACGTTCTTTACCCAGTTTATCCCTGAGGGACAGGAATCAGAATATTTCGGCGTATATTCCCTTGTGGGCAAGTCATCTGCAATCATTGGACCGCTTGTATTTGGTTATTTGTCATCAACATTCGGAAACCAGAGGCTTGCGGTTTTATCTATTGCAATATTCTTTCTTACAGGGTTTGTTGTTATTCAGAGGGTGAAGGGCGGAATGCCAAATTTAACCTAA